From the genome of Pararhizobium sp. A13, one region includes:
- a CDS encoding DUF2161 family putative PD-(D/E)XK-type phosphodiesterase has protein sequence METTLYLPIKRFLEAAGYSAKGEIAGCDIVGLSADEPPVVVICELKLSFNLELILQAVDRAAASDEVWIAARVSTKGKGRESDRRYRDLCRRLGFGMLGVADNGMVDVIVSPIALMPRKNLRKRSRLVDEHKRRKGDPAVGGSTRAPIMTAYRQQALACAAALQNGPLRPRDLKAIVPTAANILRGNVYGWFERIDRGVYSLTAAGGEALMRWPRSPSAGDLEVAAE, from the coding sequence TTGGAAACGACGCTCTATCTGCCGATCAAGCGCTTTCTCGAGGCTGCCGGCTACAGCGCCAAGGGCGAAATCGCCGGCTGCGACATCGTGGGCTTGAGTGCCGACGAACCGCCGGTCGTCGTCATTTGTGAACTGAAGCTCAGCTTCAATCTCGAACTCATCCTGCAGGCCGTCGATAGGGCAGCGGCCAGCGACGAAGTGTGGATTGCCGCCCGCGTTTCGACCAAGGGAAAGGGACGCGAAAGCGACCGCCGCTATCGCGACCTCTGCCGCCGGTTGGGCTTCGGCATGCTCGGTGTTGCCGACAATGGCATGGTGGACGTTATCGTCAGCCCGATCGCACTGATGCCGCGCAAGAATCTCCGCAAGCGATCGCGCCTCGTTGACGAGCACAAACGCCGCAAGGGAGACCCGGCCGTTGGTGGTAGCACCAGAGCGCCGATCATGACGGCCTATCGTCAGCAAGCGCTTGCCTGCGCGGCTGCCTTGCAGAACGGTCCGTTGCGTCCGAGGGACCTGAAGGCCATTGTGCCCACTGCGGCTAATATCTTGCGCGGCAATGTCTATGGCTGGTTCGAGCGCATCGACAGGGGCGTCTATAGTCTGACTGCCGCCGGCGGCGAAGCGTTGATGCGCTGGCCGCGGTCGCCATCGGCGGGCGACCTGGAAGTTGCGGCCGAATAG
- a CDS encoding inositol monophosphatase family protein, which yields MTSQESGLGARFALAQAISREAGAVALGYFSQRETLVVETKRDLQDVVSIADREVENLIRARVVEVHADDGFLGEEYGVAAGHSGYTWVVDPIDGTSPFVNGMPNWCVSIAVLHQGEPVIGVICAPCHDELYAGASGQGATLNGRVLTLDPSRTIRNAVTGIGANNYVTPAFVGKTVEKLLEAGGTFIRNGSGALMLAYVASGRLVGYYEPYMHAWDCLAGYCLVKEAGGWVHPFPVEGEQLTKGAPVLAAAPGAIDDLKAIAGL from the coding sequence ATGACATCGCAGGAATCCGGGCTCGGGGCGCGTTTCGCGCTGGCGCAGGCCATTAGCAGGGAAGCGGGCGCCGTCGCACTCGGCTATTTTAGCCAGCGCGAAACGCTGGTGGTCGAAACAAAGCGGGACCTGCAGGACGTCGTGTCAATTGCCGACCGCGAAGTGGAGAACCTGATCCGGGCTCGGGTCGTCGAGGTTCATGCCGATGACGGCTTCCTCGGAGAGGAATACGGTGTTGCCGCGGGGCATTCCGGTTACACCTGGGTGGTCGATCCGATCGACGGGACCAGCCCCTTTGTCAACGGCATGCCGAACTGGTGCGTTTCGATTGCGGTGCTCCATCAGGGCGAACCGGTGATCGGCGTCATCTGCGCGCCCTGCCATGACGAACTCTATGCCGGCGCCTCCGGCCAGGGTGCGACGCTAAACGGCAGAGTGCTGACCCTCGATCCCTCCCGCACCATCCGCAACGCTGTCACCGGTATCGGTGCGAACAACTACGTGACGCCGGCCTTCGTTGGAAAGACAGTCGAAAAGCTGCTTGAGGCAGGTGGCACTTTCATCCGCAACGGATCCGGTGCGCTGATGCTCGCCTATGTCGCCTCAGGACGCCTCGTCGGCTACTATGAACCCTACATGCACGCCTGGGACTGCCTTGCCGGCTATTGCCTCGTCAAGGAAGCCGGTGGTTGGGTTCACCCCTTCCCCGTCGAAGGCGAGCAACTGACCAAGGGTGCGCCGGTACTTGCCGCCGCGCCGGGTGCGATCGACGATCTGAAGGCAATCGCCGGGCTCTGA
- a CDS encoding ABC-F family ATP-binding cassette domain-containing protein, translating to MTLINIRNLGIVLGTPLFSKLNLVVNAGDRIGLIAANGRGKSTLFRCMAGMLEASEGDIAKARGLTIGYVEQNVPAASLDLSFYAAVLDALSTDQQASESWRVDVALESLEVPETLRERPLKQLSGGWQRIAMLARVWVTEPDVLMLDEPTNHLDLGKIAMLEAWLSTLPRDVPVIIASHDRAFLDAVTNRTLFLRPVQSQIYALPYSRARAVLDETDASEERRYQRDMKTAEQLRKQATKLNNIGINSGSDLLVVKTKQLKQRAEKLEEAAKPAYLERSAGAIKLGNRGTHAKVLITLDDATIQTPDGALLFRTGKQFICQGDRIVLLGANGAGKTRLVAMLRRAIDHVDITQAGIKATPSLVLGYGDQALADLRDSDTPMETIIRRFDIGDQRARTLLAGAGMTMELQARPVSQLSGGQKARLGMLVLRLTNPNFYLLDEPTNHLDIDAQEALEGELMAHQASCFLVSHDRSFVRSVGNRFWLIDKARLVEVESPEGFFAAACAKT from the coding sequence ATGACCCTCATCAATATCCGCAATCTCGGCATCGTGCTGGGCACCCCGCTGTTCTCCAAACTCAATCTTGTCGTCAACGCAGGCGATCGCATCGGCCTCATCGCGGCCAACGGCCGCGGGAAATCGACGCTTTTTCGCTGCATGGCTGGGATGCTGGAAGCGAGTGAGGGCGACATTGCAAAAGCGCGCGGACTAACGATCGGCTATGTCGAGCAGAACGTCCCAGCAGCGTCACTCGACCTTTCTTTCTACGCCGCGGTGCTGGATGCGCTTTCTACCGATCAGCAGGCGAGCGAAAGTTGGCGCGTGGATGTCGCGCTGGAATCGCTGGAGGTTCCAGAGACGCTTCGGGAGCGACCGTTGAAACAGTTGAGCGGCGGCTGGCAAAGGATTGCGATGCTCGCTCGCGTCTGGGTAACCGAACCGGATGTGCTCATGCTGGACGAACCGACCAACCATCTCGATCTCGGCAAGATCGCGATGCTCGAGGCGTGGCTGAGCACGCTACCGCGCGATGTGCCGGTGATTATCGCGAGCCACGACCGCGCTTTCCTCGATGCGGTGACGAACCGGACGCTGTTTCTGCGCCCCGTGCAATCGCAGATCTACGCTCTGCCCTATAGCCGGGCGCGGGCTGTGCTCGACGAAACCGATGCCTCTGAGGAGCGCCGCTATCAGCGTGACATGAAAACAGCCGAGCAGCTTCGCAAGCAGGCAACCAAGCTGAACAATATTGGCATCAATTCTGGCAGCGACCTTCTGGTGGTCAAGACCAAGCAATTGAAGCAGCGGGCGGAAAAGCTGGAGGAGGCTGCAAAGCCGGCGTATCTGGAACGCTCTGCCGGTGCGATCAAGCTCGGCAATCGCGGCACGCATGCCAAGGTTCTGATTACGCTGGACGATGCTACCATTCAGACACCGGATGGCGCGCTGCTTTTCCGGACCGGTAAGCAGTTCATCTGCCAGGGTGACCGAATTGTGTTGCTTGGAGCCAACGGCGCCGGCAAGACCCGCCTCGTTGCCATGCTTCGCCGGGCAATCGATCATGTGGACATCACGCAAGCGGGCATAAAAGCAACGCCCTCGCTGGTTCTTGGCTACGGCGATCAGGCGCTGGCCGATCTTCGCGATAGCGATACGCCTATGGAGACAATCATTCGCCGGTTCGACATTGGTGATCAGCGGGCACGGACGCTGCTTGCCGGTGCCGGCATGACGATGGAATTGCAGGCCCGGCCGGTGAGCCAACTTTCCGGCGGCCAGAAGGCGCGACTCGGTATGCTGGTCCTGCGGCTGACCAACCCCAATTTCTATCTGCTCGACGAGCCGACGAACCATCTCGATATCGACGCTCAGGAGGCGCTGGAAGGCGAACTGATGGCGCATCAGGCAAGCTGCTTCCTGGTGTCGCATGACCGCAGCTTCGTACGCTCGGTCGGCAATCGTTTCTGGCTGATCGACAAGGCGCGCCTTGTCGAGGTCGAAAGCCCGGAAGGGTTCTTTGCGGCAGCGTGCGCCAAAACCTGA
- a CDS encoding MerR family DNA-binding protein produces MRNITIAGLAREGGVGVETVRYYQRRGLIGTPQRTGGVGLAGGVRRYGEEDIRRLRFIRSAQSAGFTLEQIGELLELDASEDRERARTLAAERIAALDAKIAALQTARDSLRRLAIACGATSSGPCPIISAFDQE; encoded by the coding sequence ATGAGGAACATAACGATCGCCGGGCTCGCCCGCGAGGGCGGCGTCGGCGTCGAGACAGTCCGCTATTACCAACGGCGAGGGCTGATCGGCACGCCGCAACGTACCGGGGGCGTCGGGCTCGCCGGCGGGGTTCGGCGCTATGGCGAAGAGGATATCCGCCGCCTGCGGTTCATTCGCTCGGCCCAGTCGGCGGGTTTCACGCTCGAGCAGATCGGCGAATTGCTGGAACTGGACGCTAGCGAGGACCGGGAACGCGCCCGCACCCTTGCCGCGGAACGGATCGCGGCGCTCGATGCGAAGATCGCCGCACTGCAGACAGCGCGGGATTCGCTTCGCCGGCTCGCGATTGCCTGCGGTGCCACCTCAAGTGGTCCGTGCCCCATCATTTCGGCCTTCGATCAGGAGTGA
- a CDS encoding glutaredoxin, protein MLDNVSKTATLYRMVMDKHTCPYGLKAKDLLQREGYHVDDRWLTTREETDAFKAEHNIKTTPQTFINGSRVGGYDDLRRHFGKPVRDPKAVTYRPVIAVFAVTALMALAASYAAYGSVVTVRAAEWFIAFTMAVLAILKLQNIEGFSTMFLNYDLLAKRWVRYSYVYPFAEAGAGILMIAGALNWISIPVALFIGTIGAVSVFKAVYIDRRELKCACVGGDSNVPLGFVSLTENLMMIAMAIWMLAALLSGNGADHAMPGMGAI, encoded by the coding sequence ATGCTCGACAACGTATCCAAAACGGCCACCCTCTACCGCATGGTCATGGACAAACACACCTGCCCCTACGGCCTGAAGGCCAAGGATCTCCTGCAACGCGAAGGCTATCACGTGGACGACCGGTGGCTGACCACACGCGAGGAGACCGACGCATTCAAGGCCGAGCACAACATCAAGACCACGCCGCAGACCTTCATCAATGGCTCGCGCGTCGGCGGCTATGACGACCTGCGCCGGCATTTCGGAAAACCGGTTCGCGATCCGAAAGCCGTCACCTATCGCCCCGTCATCGCCGTATTTGCCGTCACCGCCCTGATGGCGCTGGCTGCAAGCTATGCTGCCTATGGCAGCGTTGTCACGGTGCGGGCGGCCGAGTGGTTCATCGCGTTCACGATGGCGGTGCTTGCCATTTTGAAGCTGCAGAATATCGAGGGTTTCTCGACGATGTTCCTCAACTACGACCTGCTCGCCAAGCGCTGGGTCCGCTACAGCTATGTCTATCCCTTCGCGGAAGCCGGAGCGGGGATCCTGATGATTGCCGGCGCCCTCAACTGGATATCGATTCCCGTCGCGCTGTTCATCGGCACGATCGGGGCCGTCTCGGTGTTCAAGGCGGTCTATATCGACAGGCGGGAACTGAAATGCGCCTGCGTCGGTGGCGACAGCAACGTACCGCTCGGTTTTGTGTCCTTGACCGAAAACCTGATGATGATCGCCATGGCGATCTGGATGCTGGCGGCTTTATTGTCCGGCAATGGCGCCGATCATGCCATGCCGGGAATGGGCGCGATTTAA
- a CDS encoding iron ABC transporter permease, with the protein MTSAARSRHRRSTGSRWLVCAAAVACFVLLPFLALLLQAVQGSEGLWSHLVTTVLPVALMDTVILLCGVGLITAIVGTTTAWLVTAYTFPGRRVLEWALLLPLAVPTYIIAYAYLDILHPIGPVQGAVRWLLGYSSPREFRLPDLRSMTGCIVLLGFVLYPYVYIPVRAMFLTQSANLIEAARTLGISRRAIFWHVALPLARPAVAVGVSLALMEALNDIGASEFLGVRTLTVSIYTTWVTRSDLPGAAQIALALLAIVVILVAWERWARGKQRYSSSAQRNRAFEPSRVSPAKGLLLFVTGLLPILVGFAAPAAYLVVEAWKRVEFAGLSPRFLVEGANTIGLAALATVTTVLLGLLVAYASRLRPGAASSWFHRLSTLGYAAPGTVVAIGILIVLGTFDRFVDRTATAWFGISTGLLFMGSNAALLYAYTVRFLAISAGGIEAGLARIPISFDHAARTLGQSKAGTFRYVHLPLSKAAITAAALLVFVDCVKELPATLLLRPLNVETFATHLYGEAARGTYEEASIAALAIVAIGILPVILLARMGRVSTRH; encoded by the coding sequence ATGACCAGCGCCGCACGAAGCCGGCACCGGCGCTCCACTGGGTCCAGGTGGCTGGTCTGCGCGGCCGCGGTCGCCTGTTTCGTCCTGTTGCCGTTCTTGGCGCTCTTGCTGCAGGCGGTGCAGGGATCCGAAGGCCTGTGGTCGCATCTTGTCACCACAGTCCTGCCCGTCGCCTTGATGGATACAGTCATTCTCCTCTGTGGTGTGGGTCTGATCACCGCCATTGTCGGAACGACGACGGCCTGGCTGGTCACAGCCTACACCTTTCCGGGCCGCCGGGTGCTCGAATGGGCGCTGCTGCTGCCGCTTGCGGTGCCGACCTATATCATTGCCTATGCCTATCTCGACATCCTGCATCCGATAGGGCCGGTGCAGGGGGCGGTGCGTTGGCTGCTCGGCTATTCCAGCCCAAGGGAATTTCGCCTGCCGGACCTGCGCTCGATGACGGGCTGTATCGTGCTTCTGGGTTTCGTGCTCTACCCTTATGTCTATATTCCGGTGCGGGCGATGTTCTTGACGCAGTCCGCCAATCTGATCGAGGCTGCAAGAACACTCGGCATTTCCCGGCGCGCGATCTTCTGGCACGTTGCTCTGCCGCTGGCGCGGCCCGCGGTTGCCGTCGGCGTCAGTCTCGCGCTTATGGAAGCACTCAACGATATCGGCGCCTCCGAGTTTCTCGGCGTGCGGACATTGACCGTCTCTATCTACACGACTTGGGTCACCCGGTCCGATCTGCCGGGGGCAGCGCAGATCGCCTTGGCGTTGCTTGCGATCGTCGTCATCCTGGTTGCGTGGGAAAGATGGGCGAGGGGAAAGCAGCGCTACTCTTCCAGCGCGCAGCGCAATCGCGCTTTCGAACCAAGCCGCGTTTCCCCGGCAAAAGGGCTGCTCCTGTTTGTCACAGGGCTTTTGCCCATCCTTGTGGGCTTCGCCGCTCCGGCGGCCTATCTTGTCGTCGAAGCCTGGAAAAGGGTGGAGTTTGCAGGGCTTTCGCCCCGGTTCCTCGTCGAGGGCGCCAACACCATAGGCCTGGCGGCCCTTGCGACGGTCACAACGGTTCTTCTCGGCCTGCTTGTCGCCTATGCTAGCCGTCTGCGTCCCGGTGCCGCGTCATCCTGGTTTCACCGCCTCTCGACGCTCGGCTATGCCGCTCCCGGTACGGTCGTCGCGATCGGAATTCTGATCGTTCTGGGGACATTTGACCGCTTCGTGGACCGTACAGCGACCGCTTGGTTCGGCATTTCAACAGGGTTGCTCTTCATGGGGTCGAATGCAGCGCTGCTCTATGCCTATACGGTTCGGTTTCTTGCCATCTCGGCCGGCGGCATAGAGGCGGGGCTGGCGCGTATCCCCATCTCTTTCGACCATGCGGCGCGTACCCTGGGCCAATCGAAGGCGGGTACCTTCCGATATGTCCACCTGCCGTTGTCGAAGGCGGCGATCACGGCTGCCGCCTTGCTGGTGTTCGTCGATTGCGTCAAGGAGCTTCCCGCCACCCTGCTGCTGCGCCCGCTGAACGTCGAGACTTTCGCGACGCATCTCTACGGCGAGGCAGCGAGGGGTACCTATGAGGAGGCGTCCATCGCAGCTCTCGCCATCGTCGCCATCGGCATCCTGCCCGTCATCCTGCTGGCCAGAATGGGACGTGTCTCAACCCGGCATTAG
- a CDS encoding Fe(3+) ABC transporter substrate-binding protein, with translation MSIIAKSALLSATLLLGAGAASAAELNIYTTREPGLIQPLLDAFTAATGTKVNTVFLKDGLVERVAAEGESSPVDILMTVDAGNLVDLVEKGVTQPVESSVLTESIPEQLRDAKGNWFALSMRARVIYAAKDLDLAAFHYEDLADPKWKGKICIRSGQHPYNTALFADYIAHYGAEETEKWLAGVKDNLARKAAGGDRDGAKDIAGGICDIAIANSYYVGLMRSGKGGEEQASWGNAIKVILPTFKDGGTQVNVSGAAVAKHAPNRAEAVKLLEYLVSDEAQKIYAEANFEYPVKPGASADPIIASFGELKIDPKPLTEIVSHRKQASELVDKVGFDN, from the coding sequence ATGTCGATCATCGCGAAATCCGCACTGCTTTCAGCAACCTTGCTGCTCGGCGCCGGCGCCGCGTCGGCTGCGGAGCTCAATATCTACACGACCCGCGAGCCGGGTCTGATCCAGCCGCTATTGGATGCCTTCACCGCAGCCACGGGTACCAAGGTCAACACGGTCTTTCTCAAGGACGGGCTGGTCGAGCGCGTCGCGGCCGAGGGCGAAAGCTCGCCGGTCGATATCCTGATGACCGTGGATGCGGGAAATCTCGTCGATCTCGTCGAGAAGGGCGTCACCCAGCCGGTGGAATCCAGTGTCCTGACGGAATCGATTCCGGAGCAGTTGCGCGATGCGAAAGGCAACTGGTTTGCGCTGTCCATGCGCGCCCGCGTCATTTATGCCGCAAAGGATCTCGATCTCGCGGCCTTCCACTACGAGGATCTGGCCGATCCGAAATGGAAGGGCAAGATCTGCATTCGCTCCGGCCAGCACCCGTACAACACCGCGCTCTTTGCCGATTACATCGCCCATTACGGCGCTGAAGAGACGGAGAAATGGCTCGCCGGCGTCAAGGACAACCTGGCCCGCAAGGCTGCCGGCGGCGACCGCGACGGCGCCAAGGATATTGCCGGCGGCATTTGCGATATCGCGATTGCCAATTCCTACTATGTCGGCCTGATGCGGTCGGGCAAGGGCGGCGAAGAGCAGGCTTCCTGGGGCAACGCCATCAAGGTGATCCTGCCAACCTTCAAGGACGGCGGGACGCAGGTCAACGTCAGCGGCGCTGCGGTCGCAAAACATGCGCCGAATAGGGCAGAAGCCGTAAAGCTCCTGGAATACCTCGTGTCCGACGAGGCCCAGAAGATCTACGCCGAAGCGAATTTCGAATATCCGGTGAAGCCCGGCGCCTCGGCCGACCCGATCATTGCATCCTTCGGTGAATTGAAGATCGATCCGAAACCTTTGACGGAAATCGTCAGCCATCGTAAGCAGGCAAGTGAACTGGTCGACAAGGTCGGCTTCGACAACTAA
- a CDS encoding ABC transporter ATP-binding protein — protein sequence MTFGAWNRKTEERLIPAAEDPALELCNVSRRFGKTVALDDVSLTIGSGEIICLVGRSGCGKSTLLRMIAGVDTIDAGRILLNGDEVSGPSVFVEPEDRRIGFVFQDYALFPHLTVEQNILFGLRGRPKKTVADRVAEILEHIGIEHLKARYPHMLSGGEQQRAALARALAPQPDILLMDEPFSNLDRGLRDRVRDETLSLLKSLGTTVIMVTHDPEEALSAGDRVVLMKAGRIVQTGSGYDLHDRPVNPYAAEFFCAFNKVPGVYRQGYVETVIGRFAQRLDLGEGSPATLYIRPQGISVSREPGEVCGRVHSRVFLGDVEQLAVKVEGLEQPLLVRTMQRLEAGTDLVGLVVLPESCLAFAAA from the coding sequence ATGACCTTTGGTGCGTGGAACCGAAAGACGGAGGAGAGATTGATTCCGGCAGCAGAAGATCCGGCGCTCGAACTGTGCAATGTAAGTCGCAGGTTTGGAAAGACCGTCGCCCTAGACGACGTGTCGCTGACGATCGGCTCCGGCGAGATCATCTGTCTCGTTGGCCGTTCCGGCTGCGGGAAATCGACATTGCTGAGAATGATCGCCGGGGTCGATACGATCGACGCCGGCCGTATCCTGCTGAACGGAGACGAAGTTTCGGGCCCTTCAGTCTTCGTGGAGCCGGAGGACCGCAGGATCGGTTTCGTTTTCCAGGACTACGCTCTCTTTCCTCATCTGACCGTCGAGCAGAACATCCTGTTCGGTCTGAGGGGCCGGCCGAAAAAGACTGTCGCCGACAGGGTCGCCGAAATTCTCGAACATATCGGCATAGAGCATCTGAAGGCACGGTATCCGCATATGCTGTCGGGCGGCGAACAGCAACGCGCCGCTCTGGCCCGCGCGCTCGCGCCCCAGCCGGATATCCTGCTAATGGACGAGCCGTTTTCCAACCTGGATCGCGGCCTGCGGGACAGGGTTCGAGATGAAACGCTTTCGCTTCTGAAAAGCCTCGGCACGACTGTCATCATGGTCACCCACGACCCGGAAGAAGCCCTTTCGGCCGGCGACAGGGTTGTCTTGATGAAGGCCGGCCGGATCGTCCAGACCGGGTCTGGCTACGACCTGCACGATCGGCCCGTGAACCCCTATGCCGCTGAGTTCTTTTGCGCCTTCAACAAGGTTCCTGGCGTTTACCGCCAAGGATATGTCGAAACGGTGATCGGCCGGTTTGCGCAGAGGCTGGATCTCGGCGAGGGCAGCCCCGCCACGCTCTATATCCGCCCACAGGGAATTTCGGTGTCACGTGAGCCAGGAGAAGTCTGCGGGCGCGTGCATAGCCGTGTCTTCCTTGGTGACGTGGAACAACTCGCCGTCAAGGTGGAGGGGTTGGAGCAGCCGCTACTGGTTCGAACGATGCAGCGTCTGGAGGCTGGGACGGACCTTGTCGGCTTGGTCGTCTTGCCGGAGAGCTGTCTGGCATTTGCCGCAGCCTGA
- a CDS encoding AMP-binding protein — protein MAPLFTSALANWGDAPALLFPDRDPITYRELADRVSQKFTAFGPQKMLVGVEASHSEHAIIGYLAALQSGHAVVMIPPTDQVQGAVVEEAFAPDITCRQVDGRWRPIKPFRSRDQHGVPPHPDLALLLMTSGSTGRAKAVRLSARNLDANAASIAQYLGLTATDRGCMALPLHYCYGLSVLHSHLSVGASLYFPKLSISDPQFHDRLEQSGCTNFSGVPYSYELLESIDFCSRLPSSLRFMTVAGGRLSPDIIRRYNHRMRERDGAFFVMYGQTEGTARLAYVPPDRLEGNEDRIGIAVPGGTLTLEDEQGRTISSSGRLGELVYRGPNVMMGYASSRRELTHGHELDCLKTGDLAEMDHEGLLRICGRLKRISKIAGLRISHDAMEAALDKHGIRAAVIGDDRSIHAYCAGPADELEAKRILVAASGLTLLQVGATSRAKLPRLSSGKIDYGRLMQQFSARSAERENRQETVQEVFAQLFYPTRVGPRDSFLSLGGDSLRFVQLSIALERILGEAPPNWERLSVSELAGRVKRTETAPKLEASLLIRALAILFVVVQHETLWPIPGGSAAMILLVGFGLARFQWRPVMEFDIVRLFRSALPIVIPYYLIVAGYTVAWGEVPWASVVMTGNFGFADPERHSMLPYLYWFIEAYCQMLLLFAGFFALPPVRKMAAWSPFSAGLVLLGVALLARLILPDLWQIGNRQIFTLPWMLYLAAIGFLAAFADTIAKRLLLMAAGMVVFSFFAFYESVWIGTRVKYFLQIPVLALLLFLPRPSVPRGLKALVLPISAASFHIYLLHRFMPELLLLPLSGKIPAPAFSMLAIVGGVALGVIAWWAQKQVLSFLSKHRDLPFGMTGAALRRHCPAAVDFAKRISMPTAAPCGGRRDR, from the coding sequence ATGGCACCGCTCTTTACGTCCGCGCTGGCAAATTGGGGCGATGCGCCGGCACTGCTTTTCCCAGACCGCGACCCGATCACCTATCGGGAACTGGCAGATCGTGTCAGTCAGAAATTCACGGCGTTCGGCCCGCAGAAGATGCTGGTCGGCGTAGAAGCGTCGCATTCGGAGCACGCAATCATCGGCTACCTCGCGGCCCTTCAATCCGGCCATGCCGTGGTCATGATTCCACCGACGGATCAGGTGCAGGGAGCTGTCGTAGAAGAGGCGTTTGCGCCCGATATCACCTGTCGCCAGGTCGATGGGCGCTGGAGGCCGATCAAGCCTTTCCGCAGCCGCGACCAGCACGGCGTTCCACCACATCCCGATCTGGCGCTGCTGCTGATGACATCCGGAAGCACTGGTCGCGCCAAGGCCGTGAGGCTTTCCGCCCGGAACCTCGACGCCAATGCGGCGTCGATAGCCCAATATCTCGGCCTGACGGCAACAGATCGCGGCTGCATGGCGCTACCTCTGCACTATTGCTACGGCTTGTCCGTTCTGCATTCCCATCTTTCGGTCGGTGCTAGCCTCTATTTCCCGAAACTGTCGATATCGGATCCGCAGTTCCACGATCGGCTGGAACAGTCCGGATGCACGAATTTTTCCGGCGTGCCCTATTCCTACGAGCTTCTGGAGAGCATTGATTTCTGCAGCCGGCTCCCTTCATCCCTGCGCTTCATGACCGTCGCTGGCGGCCGCCTCTCGCCCGATATCATCCGCCGCTACAATCATCGTATGCGCGAAAGAGACGGCGCTTTTTTCGTAATGTATGGCCAAACGGAAGGCACTGCGCGGCTGGCCTATGTGCCACCGGATCGACTTGAGGGAAACGAGGACCGGATCGGGATCGCCGTTCCCGGCGGGACGCTGACGCTCGAGGACGAACAGGGAAGAACGATCTCCTCATCGGGACGGCTCGGCGAACTCGTCTATCGCGGTCCCAATGTTATGATGGGGTATGCAAGTTCGCGCCGCGAACTGACGCATGGCCACGAGCTCGACTGCCTGAAAACGGGCGACCTCGCCGAGATGGACCATGAGGGACTGTTACGCATCTGCGGGCGTCTGAAGCGCATCTCGAAAATCGCTGGTCTGCGGATCAGCCATGATGCGATGGAGGCGGCGCTTGACAAACATGGTATTCGCGCGGCCGTCATCGGCGACGACCGCTCGATCCATGCCTATTGCGCCGGTCCTGCCGATGAACTTGAGGCAAAGCGCATTCTGGTGGCTGCAAGCGGGCTCACCTTGCTGCAGGTCGGCGCCACGTCGCGGGCCAAGCTGCCACGCCTTTCATCGGGCAAGATCGACTATGGCCGGCTGATGCAGCAATTTTCCGCGAGGAGCGCGGAACGCGAAAACCGGCAAGAAACCGTCCAGGAGGTCTTCGCTCAGCTCTTTTACCCGACCCGGGTCGGCCCGCGGGATAGTTTTCTGTCGTTGGGTGGGGATTCGCTGCGCTTTGTCCAGCTTTCGATCGCGCTGGAGCGCATCCTCGGTGAAGCGCCGCCGAATTGGGAAAGGCTTTCCGTTTCGGAACTGGCCGGCAGGGTCAAGCGCACCGAAACAGCGCCCAAACTGGAGGCCAGTCTTCTCATCCGCGCGCTCGCTATCCTCTTCGTCGTTGTCCAGCACGAGACGCTCTGGCCGATTCCGGGCGGTTCCGCCGCGATGATCCTGCTTGTCGGCTTCGGACTTGCCCGCTTTCAATGGCGGCCTGTTATGGAGTTCGATATCGTTCGCCTGTTCCGCTCCGCGCTTCCGATCGTGATCCCCTACTATCTTATCGTCGCGGGCTACACGGTGGCGTGGGGTGAGGTGCCGTGGGCGTCCGTCGTCATGACCGGTAATTTCGGCTTCGCCGATCCGGAGCGACATTCCATGCTTCCCTACCTCTATTGGTTCATCGAAGCTTACTGCCAGATGCTTCTGCTGTTTGCGGGTTTCTTTGCCCTTCCACCCGTTCGAAAGATGGCCGCATGGTCACCCTTCTCGGCGGGACTGGTGCTGCTGGGCGTCGCGCTGCTTGCCCGCTTGATCCTTCCCGATCTCTGGCAAATTGGAAACCGGCAGATTTTCACATTGCCGTGGATGCTCTATCTCGCCGCCATCGGCTTTCTGGCGGCTTTCGCGGATACCATCGCGAAGCGACTGTTGCTGATGGCGGCGGGCATGGTTGTCTTCAGCTTCTTTGCGTTCTACGAAAGCGTCTGGATCGGCACCCGGGTCAAATATTTCCTGCAAATCCCTGTCCTGGCCCTGCTTTTGTTCCTTCCGAGGCCATCGGTGCCGCGAGGGCTGAAAGCGCTCGTCCTGCCGATTTCTGCCGCGAGTTTTCACATCTACCTCCTCCACCGTTTCATGCCGGAACTGCTTCTTCTTCCGCTCTCCGGGAAAATCCCGGCGCCTGCTTTTTCCATGCTCGCCATTGTCGGAGGCGTGGCTTTGGGGGTCATCGCATGGTGGGCGCAGAAGCAGGTCTTGTCGTTCCTCTCCAAACACCGCGATCTCCCGTTCGGGATGACGGGCGCTGCACTTCGCCGGCACTGCCCCGCCGCAGTCGATTTCGCCAAACGGATCAGCATGCCGACGGCCGCGCCGTGTGGCGGCCGTCGAGATAGATGA